From Longimicrobiaceae bacterium, the proteins below share one genomic window:
- a CDS encoding FeoA family protein yields the protein MLTAWLRRITPDTARERARCTACPLSVCRRGIRAAVLRMDCEGCEAERLRNLGLFEGACVRVLESQDGLLLDVRGSRVAVGAALASVITVLPLGS from the coding sequence ATGCTCACCGCCTGGCTTCGTCGAATCACTCCTGACACGGCCCGCGAGAGGGCCCGCTGTACCGCCTGTCCACTGTCGGTGTGCCGGCGTGGAATCCGTGCGGCGGTGCTACGGATGGATTGCGAAGGTTGCGAGGCGGAGCGGCTCCGCAACCTAGGGCTCTTCGAGGGGGCCTGCGTGCGCGTCCTCGAGTCACAGGATGGCTTGCTGCTGGACGTACGCGGATCACGGGTGGCCGTCGGTGCCGCGCTCGCGTCGGTGATCACCGTGCTCCCTCTGGGCTCCTGA
- the feoB gene encoding ferrous iron transport protein B has product MNTVGTDVPVSPSPSSTRSSRGGGDAHRAEAERPLRVALIGNPNTGKSTLFNALTGMRQRVGNYSGVTVERVEGRYTSASGRRVRVLDLPGTYSLSASSPDEEIALSVLLGRAADVEEQDVVVVVVDAQNLERNLFLASQVLELGLPTVIALNQVDAAEAAGIQVDAVELTLELGAPVVATVATRGQGLDVLRKAIERAPELPRPERKMELPEELTAALAPVERCLVDAGLSPAAAAMEALRLLAVTEMEGHLRGIADLAEVAEAARQELQEKGYHPRALEAEMRYGWIAEVVERTVHRRTARGNSLTDRIDAVLLHRVAGPLIFLFLMAIVFQSIFSWAEPVMGAVEGAVAGLGNLVGALLPEGDLQSLIVDGVIAGVGSVVVFLPQIVILFLFIGFLEDTGYMARAAFIMDRFMRGVGLHGRSFIPMLSGYACAVPGIMATRTIENEKDRLVTIMVVPLMSCSARLPVYTLMIGTFIPPITVAGIFNLRGVTLLSMYLLGTVTALAVAALFKRTLLRGPTRPMIMELPPYRLPDPKSLLLTVSHRAGLFLKRAGTIILALSIVLWALATYPKSTPPPTAAPELAQEQQLAQSFLGQAGQAVAPLVEPLGFDWKIGVSILSSFAAREVFVATMGTIYGVGEADETSSALREKLRTEINPLTGEPVYTPLVAVALMVFYVYAMMCMSTNAVVVRETGGGLKGLKWAGFQFAYMLVLAYTAAFLVYRGGLALGFGT; this is encoded by the coding sequence ATGAACACGGTCGGCACTGACGTTCCTGTGTCCCCATCGCCCTCGTCGACGCGAAGCTCGCGCGGCGGGGGCGATGCGCACAGGGCCGAGGCGGAGCGCCCCCTTCGGGTTGCCCTGATCGGCAATCCCAACACCGGCAAGAGCACGCTGTTCAACGCCCTCACGGGTATGCGGCAGCGGGTGGGCAACTACTCGGGGGTGACGGTGGAGCGCGTCGAAGGGCGCTACACCAGCGCCTCGGGCCGGCGGGTGCGCGTGCTCGACCTTCCCGGCACCTACAGCCTCTCCGCCAGCTCCCCCGACGAGGAGATCGCGCTGAGCGTGCTGCTCGGCCGCGCTGCGGACGTGGAGGAGCAGGATGTGGTCGTGGTGGTGGTGGATGCGCAGAACCTAGAGCGCAACCTCTTCCTCGCGAGCCAGGTGCTGGAGCTCGGGCTGCCGACGGTGATCGCCCTCAACCAGGTCGACGCTGCCGAGGCTGCCGGAATCCAGGTGGATGCGGTCGAGCTCACGCTCGAGCTGGGGGCACCGGTGGTGGCCACGGTTGCGACCCGCGGCCAGGGTCTGGACGTCCTGCGGAAAGCGATCGAGCGCGCCCCGGAGCTCCCGCGTCCGGAGCGGAAGATGGAGCTGCCGGAGGAGCTGACCGCAGCGCTCGCGCCCGTTGAGCGCTGCCTGGTCGACGCCGGACTCTCCCCCGCCGCCGCCGCAATGGAGGCGCTCCGGCTGCTGGCCGTGACCGAGATGGAGGGCCACCTGCGCGGCATCGCCGATCTTGCTGAGGTGGCTGAGGCCGCGCGGCAGGAATTGCAGGAGAAGGGCTACCATCCGCGCGCCCTCGAGGCCGAGATGCGCTACGGGTGGATCGCGGAGGTGGTGGAGCGCACGGTGCACCGGCGGACCGCACGCGGCAACTCCCTCACTGACCGGATCGACGCGGTGCTGCTCCACCGCGTGGCGGGCCCGCTGATCTTTCTCTTCCTGATGGCGATCGTCTTCCAGTCGATCTTCAGCTGGGCCGAGCCCGTCATGGGGGCGGTCGAGGGGGCGGTCGCGGGGCTGGGCAACTTGGTGGGGGCGCTGCTCCCCGAAGGAGACCTTCAGAGCCTGATCGTCGACGGAGTGATCGCGGGAGTGGGGAGCGTGGTCGTCTTCCTTCCGCAGATCGTGATCCTTTTCCTCTTCATAGGCTTCCTCGAGGACACCGGGTACATGGCCCGGGCGGCCTTCATCATGGACCGCTTCATGCGCGGCGTGGGGCTGCACGGGCGCAGCTTCATCCCCATGCTCTCGGGCTATGCCTGTGCGGTGCCGGGGATCATGGCCACGCGCACGATCGAGAACGAGAAGGACCGGCTGGTCACGATCATGGTCGTGCCGCTGATGAGCTGTAGCGCCCGGCTGCCAGTGTACACGCTGATGATCGGCACCTTCATTCCGCCGATCACCGTCGCCGGGATCTTCAACCTGCGCGGCGTCACACTCCTCTCGATGTACCTGCTGGGCACGGTGACGGCGCTCGCTGTCGCGGCCCTCTTCAAGCGCACGCTGCTGCGCGGGCCGACCCGCCCGATGATCATGGAGCTGCCGCCCTACCGGCTGCCCGATCCCAAGAGCCTGCTGCTCACTGTGTCACACCGGGCAGGGCTGTTCCTGAAGCGCGCGGGGACGATCATCCTTGCCCTCTCGATCGTCCTCTGGGCGCTGGCGACCTACCCGAAGTCGACCCCGCCGCCGACCGCCGCGCCCGAGCTGGCGCAGGAGCAGCAGCTCGCGCAGAGCTTCCTCGGTCAGGCCGGCCAGGCGGTGGCCCCACTGGTGGAGCCGCTCGGGTTCGACTGGAAGATCGGGGTTTCGATCCTCAGCTCTTTCGCTGCCCGCGAGGTCTTCGTGGCGACGATGGGGACCATCTACGGGGTGGGCGAGGCGGACGAGACCTCGTCGGCGCTGCGCGAGAAGCTGCGGACGGAAATCAATCCGCTCACCGGAGAGCCCGTCTACACCCCGCTGGTGGCAGTCGCACTGATGGTCTTCTACGTCTACGCCATGATGTGCATGAGCACCAACGCGGTGGTGGTGCGGGAGACGGGCGGAGGGCTGAAGGGATTGAAGTGGGCCGGCTTCCAGTTCGCCTACATGCTGGTGCTGGCTTACACCGCCGCCTTCCTGGTCTACCGCGGCGGCCTGGCTCTCGGATTCGGTACCTGA
- a CDS encoding FeoA family protein — protein MSRSLARLRPGEKGRVTQIDETRPAMKRLMDLGITRGATIEVIRAAPLGDPIEVRLRGFMLTLRRAEAEHITVDG, from the coding sequence GTGTCGAGGTCGTTGGCCCGGCTGCGGCCGGGGGAGAAGGGTCGGGTTACACAGATCGACGAAACCCGGCCGGCGATGAAGCGGCTCATGGATCTCGGCATCACGCGCGGGGCCACGATCGAGGTCATTCGCGCTGCCCCGCTCGGCGATCCCATCGAGGTCCGGCTGCGAGGCTTCATGCTGACACTGCGCCGCGCGGAGGCGGAGCACATCACGGTAGATGGATGA
- the miaB gene encoding tRNA (N6-isopentenyl adenosine(37)-C2)-methylthiotransferase MiaB, with amino-acid sequence MAGMKAYIETYGCQMNLSDTELMRGILAEHGYGEAESPDDADVILVNTCAVRDHAEQRVLGRVGQLQRYREGRPGVIIGVTGCMAQRMGEDLLSRSGGVDLVMGPDGYRRLPEAIASLRSRSAGPPPASRSLPVMGQGQRGLTVLDFDPFENYEGVVPRRTTSVSAWVPVQRGCNYRCTYCIVPYVRGNEKNRAPAEILHEVRALVDSGVVEVTLLGQTVNSYRAQGWDFPRLLREVARVPGIRRVRFTSPHPNDFTRELVEVMAEEPAVCNQLHLPVQSGHNRTLKRMLRRYTVEEYREKISWVREAIPEIALSTDVIVAFPGETEEEFEATLDLMREIRFDDAYLYRFSPREGTPATRLPADQFLSEEVAHQRLRRLIDVHREIQTEIYRSRLGRVEEVLVEKEARRGGLQGRTEGNKVVSFEGPLSLVGQFVHVRLLETTGATFTGELVRDGSQQRVA; translated from the coding sequence ATGGCCGGGATGAAGGCGTATATCGAGACCTACGGCTGCCAGATGAACCTCAGCGACACCGAGTTGATGAGGGGCATTCTGGCGGAGCACGGTTATGGCGAGGCGGAAAGCCCCGACGACGCCGATGTGATCCTGGTCAACACCTGTGCGGTGAGAGATCACGCGGAGCAGCGGGTGCTGGGGCGCGTGGGTCAGCTACAGCGGTACCGGGAGGGGCGCCCCGGGGTGATCATCGGAGTCACCGGCTGCATGGCCCAGCGCATGGGGGAGGATCTCCTCAGCCGCTCCGGCGGGGTGGACCTGGTGATGGGTCCTGACGGCTACCGGCGCCTGCCCGAAGCGATCGCCTCCCTGCGGTCCCGGTCCGCTGGTCCGCCTCCCGCTTCCCGGTCGCTGCCGGTGATGGGCCAGGGGCAGCGTGGGCTCACGGTGCTCGACTTCGACCCGTTCGAGAACTACGAGGGGGTGGTGCCGCGGCGCACCACGAGCGTCTCCGCCTGGGTCCCGGTGCAGCGCGGGTGCAATTATCGCTGCACGTACTGCATTGTCCCCTACGTTCGCGGCAATGAAAAGAACCGCGCCCCGGCGGAGATCCTGCACGAGGTCCGCGCCCTGGTGGACAGCGGCGTGGTGGAGGTGACGCTGTTGGGGCAGACGGTCAACTCCTACCGGGCGCAGGGGTGGGATTTCCCGCGTTTGCTGCGAGAGGTGGCGCGCGTCCCGGGCATTCGCAGGGTTCGCTTCACCTCGCCTCATCCGAACGACTTCACGCGCGAGCTGGTGGAGGTGATGGCGGAGGAGCCGGCCGTCTGCAACCAGCTCCACCTGCCGGTCCAGTCGGGTCACAACCGCACCCTGAAGCGGATGCTGAGGCGGTACACAGTCGAGGAGTACCGGGAGAAGATCTCGTGGGTACGTGAAGCGATTCCGGAGATCGCCCTCTCCACCGACGTGATCGTCGCCTTCCCCGGCGAGACCGAGGAGGAGTTCGAGGCCACGCTCGATCTGATGCGGGAGATTCGCTTCGACGACGCGTACCTGTACCGGTTCTCGCCGCGGGAGGGGACTCCCGCAACGAGGCTTCCGGCGGACCAGTTCCTGTCGGAGGAGGTGGCCCACCAGCGCCTGCGGCGGCTGATCGACGTGCACCGCGAGATCCAGACGGAGATCTATCGCTCGCGGTTGGGTCGGGTGGAGGAGGTGCTGGTGGAGAAGGAGGCCCGGCGGGGGGGCCTGCAGGGCCGCACGGAAGGGAACAAGGTTGTTTCGTTCGAGGGCCCGCTGTCGCTGGTGGGCCAGTTCGTCCACGTGCGTCTGCTGGAGACGACGGGAGCCACCTTTACCGGCGAGCTGGTGCGGGACGGGAGCCAGCAGCGCGTGGCATGA
- the glyA gene encoding serine hydroxymethyltransferase, with product MEALNDTDFEIHDLLVAEADRQENQLEMIASENFVSQAVLQAMGSVLTNKYAEGYPGKRYYGGCEVVDEVERLAQQRLLELFGADHANVQPHSGAQANMAAYFALLEPGDTILGMNLSEGGHLTHGSPVNFSGRLYNVIAYGVRPDDHRVDYAQVRDLALQHRPKLIVAGASAYPRTLDFEAFAEIARESGARLMVDMAHIAGLVAAGLHPSPVPFADVVTSTTHKTLRGPRGGLILCTEEHARVVDKQIFPGIQGGPLMHVIAAKAVSFKEALQPEFKEYIRQVVANAAALAEALLELGFDLVSGGTDTHLLLVDLRGKGITGRDAERALDRAGITVNKNTVPGETASPFVTSGIRIGTPALTTRGLGVTEMREIARMIDAVVSAPDDEAVLERVRGEVREICARFPLFGSWARA from the coding sequence ATGGAAGCCCTCAACGATACAGATTTCGAGATCCACGACCTCCTCGTCGCGGAAGCCGACCGGCAGGAGAACCAGCTGGAGATGATCGCCTCGGAGAACTTCGTTTCCCAGGCGGTGCTGCAGGCGATGGGCTCCGTGCTGACCAACAAGTACGCCGAGGGGTACCCCGGCAAGCGCTACTACGGCGGGTGCGAGGTGGTCGACGAGGTCGAGCGCCTCGCGCAGCAGCGGCTGCTGGAGCTCTTCGGTGCCGACCATGCCAATGTGCAGCCCCATTCGGGCGCCCAGGCGAACATGGCGGCGTATTTCGCGCTGCTCGAGCCCGGCGACACCATCCTCGGGATGAACCTCTCCGAGGGAGGGCACCTGACGCACGGTTCGCCGGTGAATTTCAGCGGGCGGCTGTATAATGTGATCGCCTACGGCGTTCGCCCCGACGATCACCGGGTCGATTACGCCCAGGTGCGCGATCTGGCGCTCCAGCACCGGCCGAAGCTGATCGTCGCCGGGGCCAGCGCTTATCCGCGCACGCTGGATTTCGAGGCGTTCGCCGAGATCGCGCGCGAGTCCGGGGCGCGGCTGATGGTCGACATGGCGCATATCGCCGGGCTGGTGGCCGCGGGGCTGCACCCGAGCCCCGTCCCGTTCGCGGACGTCGTCACCTCGACCACGCACAAGACGCTGCGCGGACCGCGGGGCGGGCTCATCCTGTGCACGGAAGAGCATGCGCGCGTCGTAGACAAGCAGATCTTCCCGGGCATCCAGGGCGGTCCGCTGATGCACGTCATCGCCGCCAAGGCGGTGTCGTTCAAGGAGGCGCTGCAGCCCGAATTCAAGGAGTACATCAGGCAGGTCGTCGCCAACGCGGCGGCGCTGGCCGAGGCGCTGCTGGAGCTGGGTTTCGACCTCGTTTCAGGTGGCACTGACACCCATCTCCTGCTGGTCGACCTGCGGGGGAAGGGAATCACCGGGCGCGACGCCGAGCGCGCACTGGACCGCGCGGGGATCACGGTGAACAAGAACACCGTACCGGGCGAGACTGCCTCCCCCTTCGTTACCTCCGGGATCCGCATCGGCACGCCGGCGCTGACCACGCGCGGGCTGGGCGTGACGGAGATGCGGGAGATCGCCCGGATGATCGATGCCGTGGTCTCCGCGCCGGACGACGAGGCCGTGCTGGAGCGCGTTCGCGGCGAGGTGCGCGAGATCTGCGCACGTTTCCCCCTCTTCGGATCCTGGGCCCGGGCGTAA